A segment of the Pseudobacteriovorax antillogorgiicola genome:
GTCTTGAGTGTATGCAGCTGATGCGGAACATGCGGGTCGAGATGGGAGGTTATATCCTACTAGCCTTAGAGGTGTTGATAATTTCTGACGTGATTCACTCAGCGATTACCCATACCTTAGAGGACTTCTATGAGTTGGGCATGTTGGTCTTGATTCGGACCATGATCGGCTACTTCTTAGGCAAAGAAATCAAGGAGCTGAAGGAGGAGGCTTAGTTTTTTGAAATAGACTCGATTGATGTTGAGGCCACGCAAACTCGATCTCTGGGATCAGATTTT
Coding sequences within it:
- a CDS encoding DUF1622 domain-containing protein — protein: MKEFLEPISEVIDLLGIAILVVAALKFFYQYLIFELRRFKGLECMQLMRNMRVEMGGYILLALEVLIISDVIHSAITHTLEDFYELGMLVLIRTMIGYFLGKEIKELKEEA